One window of the Pan troglodytes isolate AG18354 chromosome 12, NHGRI_mPanTro3-v2.0_pri, whole genome shotgun sequence genome contains the following:
- the ADI1 gene encoding acireductone dioxygenase isoform X2: MSMKSSKLMFLCRGSSQSLHSGSLTSCNTGVCCSLDADKYENDPELEKIRRERNYSWMDIITICKDKLPNYEEKIKMFYEEHLHLDDEIRYILDGSGYFDVRDKEDQWIRIFMEKGDMITLPAGIYHRFTVDEKNYTKAMRLFVGEPVWTAYNRPADHFEARGQYVKFLAQTA, translated from the exons atgtccatgaaatcttcaaaacttatgttcctctgccgtggctccagccagtccctccattcggggtccctgacttcctgcaacactgGAGTTTGTTGTTCA CTGGATGCTGACAAATATGAGAATGATCCAGAATTAGAAAAGATCCGAAGAGAGAGGAACTACTCCTGGATGGACATCATAACCATATGCAAAGATAAACTACCAAATTATGAAGAAAAG ATTAAGATGTTCTACGAGGAGCATTTGCACTTGGACGATGAGATCCGCTACATCCTGGATGGCAGTGGGTACTTCGATGTGAGAGACAAGGAGGACCAGTGGATCCGGATCTTCATGGAGAAGGGAGACATGATAACGCTCCCCGCGGGGATCTATCACCGCTTCACGGTGGACGAGAAG AACTACACGAAGGCCATGCGGCTGTTTGTGGGAGAACCGGTGTGGACAGCGTACAACCGGCCCGCTGACCATTTTGAAGCCCGCGGGCAGTACGTGAAATTTCTGGCACAGACCGCCTAG